In Lemur catta isolate mLemCat1 chromosome 5, mLemCat1.pri, whole genome shotgun sequence, the genomic stretch AAAGACCCAATATAAACTTCATCCTGATGTTCACATACTAAAAGCACCTGAAGAGAAGTGGGAAAGAGAAGATAAACTCCTCCTGAGGGTGACAGAAAAGACTCCATTCTGATGACAGGGATCAAAGGTCTCTTATTTATTCTATAACGTAAAAGTCAAACACCTAAAATTACTTGAACATagtttatagaattttattattttactaaattaagtttttctgattttataatcatataataaaggcataattttcttaaatattcctTTATGATAGAGATTATAATAAGTtaagtaaatttaatttatattctatatGATGGGAAAGAATTTTTATGGGCAGAAAATTTAAAGGTATCTTTTAATTATATCTGTTATCTCCATTCACTCATAGTTTACAAATCTGAAATCAAATTCTAACATActcaatttatcttttaaaggtaCAATCTGAAATCAGTGAAATATTGAACAAAAGTATTATTGAAGTAGAAAACCCTCAATGTAGCTCAGACAAAAATCTAGTATTCAGCTCACGCATTGAAAAGGATTTGGTATGTTATTCTATACAAATCATTTCTATATGTAGGTACTTCAAAAATGTGACTACCACGGGTTTCTCTTCACTGTTACATTCTCCCCTTCTTTACAGGAAGAATGGACTGTCAGAGACGAAAATAAGGAAATTCCTGTCCTGAAAACCTTAGAAGATGTGCGTTTACTTCCACAATTTCCCCATTTTTCTTAAGAGAGTCTGTGAGGGACATTTGACTTAGTCTAGATATCAAAAGATTCTCAAGTAAATTCAAATACAAGGCAGTTTTTATGAGCTATCTATTCACTTAGGATTGACCTAGACCTGGGGTGAATTCCCTGGAATAGCTCCAAACCAGAGTTACCATCACTGTGTCAACATAGATCCACATTTACAGGATAGTCACAGCCCTAAAATCACCCAAAACTAGGAATGCAGGCTAAGGTTGACAGCCCAGCAGTGGAAATATTCATTTTCCTTAAACTCCCATTTGACCTATTGCTTCCATCTTCCCCACCTATCTATGGTGGTCTCTTGAAGAATGCTAAACTTCTATTTCTGAAATTGGGGGGTTGGCCTCTGTATCTCACCCCCTAAGGAAGTAAGTGCCAGTTCTAAGGAAATTGTGAAGACCAGAGTTACAGATCTCAAAACAACTGTTAAATTTTCTGGAGAAAACGAATCCTACttgttgggctttttttttttttttttttttttttttttgctgtagaAATGGATAAAGTACTTGTTTTGGTTGTATAAATAAATCCTCCACAAAATATTCTCTTAATTCCTTGGCTGTATGGCAAATGACAGTACATTTATAGCACTCTTTTTATTGTTACTAGCCTATAGAGAATCAAGAAGGAATCCTCTCTATGGAGAAAATGCATCATTTTGAAGATTCTGGAACTCTTCATTCAgtggaagaaaaattcattaGTGATAATGTTAACAGTCttcctcaaaatataaatattccatCCCAGATACATTTCAAGGACATATTAACTCTGAGAACTTCAACAGATAATTCATCTTTAAATGTAATGGTGAACCCTTcagaaaattctgaaatgttGAAGAATTATAATAACCTTCATAGTTTTCTACCTGCTGCCCCTCAAAATGTGATGTCTCAAGCTGATACAGTAATTCTGGATAAATCCAAAATTACTGTGCCTTTTCTCAAGCATGGATTTTGTGAAAATTTGGATGATATTTGCTACTCTATCAAACAAATGAAGGAAGAACTTCAAAAGTCACATGAGAGGGAACTGGCACTTACAAATGAActtcaaactttaaaaactgaTGCAAATATTCAAAGTAATGGTAAATATGACCTGCCCCctattcataaagaaaaagttaactttattaaggaagaaaacacagaaggtAACTTAAATGAAGATATGAAATCAAAGAGGATTTCAGAATTAGAGGCATTAGTAAACAAATTACTCCCATTCAGGAGTAAAATCCATGTGAATTTTTGtaggaaatgtaaaaaattatctAAGAGTGAAATATACAGgggaaagaagaatgagaaaaacaataaggaaattcCTATCACAGGCAAGAGTATTACAGATTTAAAATTCTATTCCAGGGTCCCAAGATATACACTGTCATTCCTTGACCAAACAAAACATGACATGAAAGACCAAGAAAGGCAACCATTTATAGCAACACAAGGATCAACAGTATCTGAAAATCAGAAAACATCCAAAGTCAATTCTGTTACTGAGCAGTGTGTTGCAAAAATTCAGTACTTACAGAATTACCTAAAAGAATCTAAGCAGATACAGAAAAAAGTAACAGAACTGGAGAATGAAAATCTAACCCTTAAGACCAAAATAAAACCTCTTGTCTTTACCACACAATCTCTGATACAGAAAattgaaacatatgaaaaacaacTTAAGAATCTGATGGAAGAAAAAAGCATTATTCAGTCTAAGTTAATCACAACAGAAGAAGATGGCAAGGAGTgtcttaaagaattaaaaaaaataattagtaaatataATGTTCTCCAAAGCCAAAATAAAACTCTAGAGGAAATAAATAGCCAACTCTCTTTGGAGAAGCAACAAATGATAGAAGCATTAGATCAACTAAAAAGTAAGGAACACAAAACTCAAAATGATAT encodes the following:
- the CCDC110 gene encoding coiled-coil domain-containing protein 110 isoform X2 yields the protein MSPEKQQEEKDEVDSVLLSASKILKSSVGAKDSSGSETEHGCISESENQLQPQSALKVLQHQLESFQALRMQTLQNVSMVQSEISEILNKSIIEVENPQCSSDKNLVFSSRIEKDLEEWTVRDENKEIPVLKTLEDPIENQEGILSMEKMHHFEDSGTLHSVEEKFISDNVNSLPQNINIPSQIHFKDILTLRTSTDNSSLNVMVNPSENSEMLKNYNNLHSFLPAAPQNVMSQADTVILDKSKITVPFLKHGFCENLDDICYSIKQMKEELQKSHERELALTNELQTLKTDANIQSNGKYDLPPIHKEKVNFIKEENTEGNLNEDMKSKRISELEALVNKLLPFRSKIHVNFCRKCKKLSKSEIYRGKKNEKNNKEIPITGKSITDLKFYSRVPRYTLSFLDQTKHDMKDQERQPFIATQGSTVSENQKTSKVNSVTEQCVAKIQYLQNYLKESKQIQKKVTELENENLTLKTKIKPLVFTTQSLIQKIETYEKQLKNLMEEKSIIQSKLITTEEDGKECLKELKKIISKYNVLQSQNKTLEEINSQLSLEKQQMIEALDQLKSKEHKTQNDMAIVNNENNRMNIEMEAMKTNILLIQDEKQMLEKKTYQLLKEKSSHENELKENQLEIMQLKEKERLAKTEQETLLQIIETVKNEKLNLETTLQESTAARQMMEREIENIQTYQSTAEENFLKEIKNAKSEASIYKNSLSEIGKECEMLSKMVMEIKADNEILKEELKKNSQENIKFENSISRLTEDKILLENYVRSVENERDTLEFEMWNLQREYSSLSDKICSQHNDLSKTAYISRREKLHFDNYDIYEDTSSPRSRPLAPDLKGIPSKPYQLFPSKICK
- the CCDC110 gene encoding coiled-coil domain-containing protein 110 isoform X4, with protein sequence MQTLQNVSMVQSEISEILNKSIIEVENPQCSSDKNLVFSSRIEKDLEEWTVRDENKEIPVLKTLEDPIENQEGILSMEKMHHFEDSGTLHSVEEKFISDNVNSLPQNINIPSQIHFKDILTLRTSTDNSSLNVMVNPSENSEMLKNYNNLHSFLPAAPQNVMSQADTVILDKSKITVPFLKHGFCENLDDICYSIKQMKEELQKSHERELALTNELQTLKTDANIQSNGKYDLPPIHKEKVNFIKEENTEGNLNEDMKSKRISELEALVNKLLPFRSKIHVNFCRKCKKLSKSEIYRGKKNEKNNKEIPITGKSITDLKFYSRVPRYTLSFLDQTKHDMKDQERQPFIATQGSTVSENQKTSKVNSVTEQCVAKIQYLQNYLKESKQIQKKVTELENENLTLKTKIKPLVFTTQSLIQKIETYEKQLKNLMEEKSIIQSKLITTEEDGKECLKELKKIISKYNVLQSQNKTLEEINSQLSLEKQQMIEALDQLKSKEHKTQNDMAIVNNENNRMNIEMEAMKTNILLIQDEKQMLEKKTYQLLKEKSSHENELKENQLEIMQLKEKERLAKTEQETLLQIIETVKNEKLNLETTLQESTAARQMMEREIENIQTYQSTAEENFLKEIKNAKSEASIYKNSLSEIGKECEMLSKMVMEIKADNEILKEELKKNSQENIKFENSISRLTEDKILLENYVRSVENERDTLEFEMWNLQREYSSLSDKICSQHNDLSKTAYISRREKLHFDNYDIYEDTSSPRSRPLAPDLKGIPSKPYQLFPSKICK
- the CCDC110 gene encoding coiled-coil domain-containing protein 110 isoform X1, which codes for MIMTKFWSAARTREKTPTRDCPQLWEDTAKEKQQEEKDEVDSVLLSASKILKSSVGAKDSSGSETEHGCISESENQLQPQSALKVLQHQLESFQALRMQTLQNVSMVQSEISEILNKSIIEVENPQCSSDKNLVFSSRIEKDLEEWTVRDENKEIPVLKTLEDPIENQEGILSMEKMHHFEDSGTLHSVEEKFISDNVNSLPQNINIPSQIHFKDILTLRTSTDNSSLNVMVNPSENSEMLKNYNNLHSFLPAAPQNVMSQADTVILDKSKITVPFLKHGFCENLDDICYSIKQMKEELQKSHERELALTNELQTLKTDANIQSNGKYDLPPIHKEKVNFIKEENTEGNLNEDMKSKRISELEALVNKLLPFRSKIHVNFCRKCKKLSKSEIYRGKKNEKNNKEIPITGKSITDLKFYSRVPRYTLSFLDQTKHDMKDQERQPFIATQGSTVSENQKTSKVNSVTEQCVAKIQYLQNYLKESKQIQKKVTELENENLTLKTKIKPLVFTTQSLIQKIETYEKQLKNLMEEKSIIQSKLITTEEDGKECLKELKKIISKYNVLQSQNKTLEEINSQLSLEKQQMIEALDQLKSKEHKTQNDMAIVNNENNRMNIEMEAMKTNILLIQDEKQMLEKKTYQLLKEKSSHENELKENQLEIMQLKEKERLAKTEQETLLQIIETVKNEKLNLETTLQESTAARQMMEREIENIQTYQSTAEENFLKEIKNAKSEASIYKNSLSEIGKECEMLSKMVMEIKADNEILKEELKKNSQENIKFENSISRLTEDKILLENYVRSVENERDTLEFEMWNLQREYSSLSDKICSQHNDLSKTAYISRREKLHFDNYDIYEDTSSPRSRPLAPDLKGIPSKPYQLFPSKICK
- the CCDC110 gene encoding coiled-coil domain-containing protein 110 isoform X3, whose amino-acid sequence is MIMTKFWSAARTREKTPTRDCPQLWEDTAKEKQQEEKDEVDSVLLSASKILKSSVGAKDSSGSETEHGCISESENQLQPQSALKVLQHQLESFQALRMQTLQNVSMEEWTVRDENKEIPVLKTLEDPIENQEGILSMEKMHHFEDSGTLHSVEEKFISDNVNSLPQNINIPSQIHFKDILTLRTSTDNSSLNVMVNPSENSEMLKNYNNLHSFLPAAPQNVMSQADTVILDKSKITVPFLKHGFCENLDDICYSIKQMKEELQKSHERELALTNELQTLKTDANIQSNGKYDLPPIHKEKVNFIKEENTEGNLNEDMKSKRISELEALVNKLLPFRSKIHVNFCRKCKKLSKSEIYRGKKNEKNNKEIPITGKSITDLKFYSRVPRYTLSFLDQTKHDMKDQERQPFIATQGSTVSENQKTSKVNSVTEQCVAKIQYLQNYLKESKQIQKKVTELENENLTLKTKIKPLVFTTQSLIQKIETYEKQLKNLMEEKSIIQSKLITTEEDGKECLKELKKIISKYNVLQSQNKTLEEINSQLSLEKQQMIEALDQLKSKEHKTQNDMAIVNNENNRMNIEMEAMKTNILLIQDEKQMLEKKTYQLLKEKSSHENELKENQLEIMQLKEKERLAKTEQETLLQIIETVKNEKLNLETTLQESTAARQMMEREIENIQTYQSTAEENFLKEIKNAKSEASIYKNSLSEIGKECEMLSKMVMEIKADNEILKEELKKNSQENIKFENSISRLTEDKILLENYVRSVENERDTLEFEMWNLQREYSSLSDKICSQHNDLSKTAYISRREKLHFDNYDIYEDTSSPRSRPLAPDLKGIPSKPYQLFPSKICK